A stretch of the Amycolatopsis sp. BJA-103 genome encodes the following:
- a CDS encoding sensor histidine kinase produces the protein MTAGPSQNKFYARVSSLVRRLGMPTVVLLAAFAFDLLFITDAAVDGTGPRGIDLLLFPGIFAMVFCALWAQKRAAVAAVAASVVLVACTLFVRYFDVPTYSSVLTHLSITEVVAGVEILFYAARRTRPGVAFAVISGLVLATLTAVSGRYGYNYNSGSGGTMAQAMLFGGILLGGTLVFAIPGRDRTANPKSHEKLQKLNKLVMGQWPLIGMLGIALILEFNFTYTSGAHGLPILACSIVTAIIAVAAPRRPADALVALAAVMLLSTLVTPFLRLGYHYPLPGGVPGTQIVAGMGVVVTLVRTVGLAKALPRLAVLTGVVAFSSILNTKRPTSRLMTDPDDIAGYGVAALLLLGISVAIGLALRSRDSERTQVIQSAISDAQTSERMALARELHDVVAHHVTGIVVQAQAAKMMGEKNPQVAVEAMGRIEDAGVEALAAMRRLVRSMRGDAPAGSSEFSEQATTDLAADLRTLIERANHGVKTSMKLELPPNVPHEVGRSALRLVQESLTNVGKHASGAKETLVIAEVTGNELHLQVTDDGREPERRPAGGSGGYGLIGMRERVALLHGRLSAGRAPGGGWRVEAWLPLEGEE, from the coding sequence GTGACAGCAGGTCCATCGCAGAACAAGTTCTACGCACGCGTGAGTTCACTCGTGCGTCGTCTCGGCATGCCCACCGTCGTGCTGCTGGCCGCGTTCGCGTTCGACCTGCTCTTCATCACCGACGCCGCGGTCGACGGCACGGGGCCTCGCGGCATCGACCTGCTGCTGTTCCCCGGCATCTTCGCGATGGTGTTCTGCGCGCTCTGGGCGCAGAAACGGGCCGCGGTGGCCGCCGTCGCGGCTTCGGTCGTGCTGGTGGCCTGCACGCTGTTCGTCCGGTATTTCGACGTCCCGACCTACTCGAGCGTGCTCACCCACCTGTCCATCACCGAGGTGGTGGCGGGGGTGGAGATCCTGTTCTACGCCGCGCGCCGGACGCGGCCCGGTGTGGCGTTCGCCGTGATCTCCGGACTGGTGCTGGCCACTCTGACCGCGGTGTCCGGCCGGTACGGCTACAACTACAACAGCGGCTCGGGCGGCACCATGGCGCAGGCGATGCTGTTCGGCGGCATCCTGCTGGGCGGCACGCTGGTCTTCGCGATTCCCGGGCGCGACCGCACGGCGAATCCGAAAAGCCACGAGAAGCTGCAGAAACTCAACAAGCTGGTGATGGGCCAGTGGCCGCTCATCGGCATGCTGGGCATCGCGCTGATCCTGGAATTCAACTTCACCTACACCAGCGGGGCGCACGGCCTGCCCATCCTGGCCTGCTCGATAGTCACCGCGATCATCGCGGTCGCCGCGCCGCGGCGACCGGCCGACGCGCTGGTCGCGCTCGCCGCCGTCATGCTGCTTTCCACGCTGGTCACACCGTTCCTCCGGCTCGGCTACCACTACCCGCTGCCCGGCGGCGTGCCGGGGACACAGATCGTCGCGGGGATGGGAGTGGTCGTCACGCTGGTCCGCACGGTCGGGCTGGCCAAGGCCTTGCCACGGCTCGCGGTGCTGACCGGAGTCGTCGCGTTTTCCTCGATCCTCAACACCAAACGGCCGACTTCCAGGCTGATGACGGACCCGGACGACATCGCCGGGTACGGGGTCGCCGCGCTACTGCTGCTCGGCATCTCGGTGGCCATCGGCCTGGCGCTGCGTTCGCGGGACTCGGAGCGCACGCAGGTCATCCAGTCGGCGATCAGCGACGCGCAGACGTCGGAGCGGATGGCGCTGGCGCGCGAACTGCACGACGTCGTCGCGCACCACGTCACCGGGATCGTCGTACAGGCACAGGCGGCGAAGATGATGGGCGAGAAGAACCCGCAGGTCGCGGTCGAGGCGATGGGCCGGATCGAGGACGCCGGGGTGGAGGCGCTCGCGGCGATGCGGCGGCTCGTCCGGAGTATGCGCGGGGACGCCCCGGCCGGGAGCAGCGAGTTCAGCGAACAGGCCACCACCGATCTCGCCGCCGACCTGCGGACGCTGATCGAACGGGCGAATCACGGCGTGAAGACGTCGATGAAGCTCGAACTGCCGCCGAACGTGCCGCACGAGGTCGGGCGGTCGGCGTTGCGGCTGGTGCAGGAGTCGCTGACGAACGTCGGCAAGCACGCGTCCGGCGCGAAGGAGACGCTGGTGATCGCCGAGGTGACCGGGAACGAACTGCACCTCCAGGTGACCGATGACGGACGCGAGCCGGAGCGCCGTCCGGCGGGCGGGTCGGGCGGCTACGGTCTGATCGGGATGCGTGAACGTGTCGCCCTGCTGCACGGCCGGCTCTCCGCCGGCCGCGCGCCGGGCGGCGGATGGCGCGTCGAAGCGTGGCTACCACTTGAAGGAGAAGAGTGA
- a CDS encoding response regulator yields the protein MIRVLIADDQDMVRIGFRMILDSHDDIEVVADVADGVSAVAKARELRPDVCLLDIRMPGIDGLEVTKQLAGPDVVDPLKVVVVTTFDLDEYVHTALRNGASGFLLKDAGPALLIEAVRAAARGDALVSPQITVRLLKHFDGGTVKRDVSPPSEPLTARELDVVKAAAKGLTNTEIGAELFLSLSTVKTHLASVQGKVGARNRVEIAAWAWRSGVVD from the coding sequence GTGATCCGGGTATTGATCGCCGACGACCAGGACATGGTGCGGATCGGCTTCCGGATGATCCTGGACAGCCACGACGACATCGAGGTGGTCGCCGACGTGGCGGACGGTGTCTCGGCGGTGGCGAAGGCGCGTGAACTGCGCCCGGACGTCTGCCTGCTGGACATCCGCATGCCGGGGATCGACGGGCTCGAGGTCACCAAGCAGCTGGCGGGTCCGGACGTCGTCGATCCGCTGAAGGTGGTGGTGGTCACGACCTTCGACCTCGACGAGTACGTGCACACCGCGCTGCGCAACGGCGCGAGCGGGTTCTTGCTGAAGGACGCCGGGCCCGCGTTGCTGATCGAGGCGGTGCGCGCGGCCGCGCGCGGGGACGCCCTGGTCTCGCCGCAGATCACCGTCCGGCTGTTGAAGCATTTCGACGGCGGGACGGTGAAACGCGACGTCAGTCCGCCTTCGGAGCCGCTGACCGCGCGGGAGCTGGACGTGGTCAAGGCGGCCGCGAAGGGGCTGACGAACACCGAGATCGGGGCCGAGCTGTTCCTGTCGCTTTCGACGGTGAAGACACATCTGGCGTCGGTGCAGGGCAAAGTGGGTGCGCGGAACCGGGTGGAGATCGCTGCCTGGGCGTGGAGGAGCGGTGTAGTGGACTGA
- a CDS encoding amidohydrolase family protein codes for MQRRFHAPVVLPADPACSLLRDAVVDVDEAGRITHVGPVSGAPETSAPVTRLSGLLLPGLVNAHAHSPMTLLRGMGGDLPLLRWLTEIIWPAEAKLKPADIRTGMMLGSVEMLRHGVTTSAEMYFESEQLADAVLTTGGRVVLGPPIMELPGMDWRAMLKGIERWIDTDGLRFGPGERIEVGYGPHSAYMLNEEALRATAESAAERGALVQIHVAEAALEDVKQREEHGSVPALLEKIGMLRGRTLAAHAIHLSDEDIALFAARGVGVAHCPGSNAKLASGIARVTELRKAGVAVGLGTDGPASNDDIDLWEELQLSAMFARLATGESTVLTAADAFLLGTRGSADALGRNDIGALESGRWADMVHVDLDDPAFAAGIDVPDEQLLSNLVWAAGSRRVRDVWVAGEQVVGDGESLRVDRAKVQAEVAETSARLRS; via the coding sequence ATGCAACGCCGTTTCCACGCACCTGTCGTTCTGCCCGCCGACCCCGCCTGCTCGTTGCTGCGTGACGCCGTGGTCGACGTGGACGAGGCGGGGCGGATCACCCATGTCGGCCCGGTATCCGGGGCTCCCGAAACGTCCGCTCCCGTGACCCGGTTGAGCGGTCTCCTCCTGCCCGGTCTGGTCAACGCGCACGCGCACAGCCCGATGACGCTGCTGCGCGGGATGGGCGGCGACCTGCCGCTGCTGCGATGGCTGACCGAGATCATCTGGCCCGCCGAAGCGAAGCTGAAGCCCGCCGACATCCGCACCGGCATGATGCTGGGCTCGGTCGAGATGCTGCGGCACGGTGTCACGACCAGCGCGGAGATGTACTTCGAAAGCGAGCAGCTCGCCGACGCGGTGCTCACCACCGGTGGCCGGGTGGTGCTGGGCCCGCCGATCATGGAACTGCCGGGGATGGACTGGCGCGCGATGCTGAAGGGCATCGAACGCTGGATCGACACCGACGGCCTGCGGTTCGGTCCCGGCGAGCGGATCGAGGTCGGCTACGGGCCGCACTCGGCGTACATGCTGAACGAAGAGGCGCTGCGCGCGACCGCGGAATCGGCGGCGGAACGCGGTGCGCTCGTGCAGATCCACGTGGCCGAGGCGGCGCTCGAAGACGTCAAGCAGCGTGAAGAGCACGGCTCGGTGCCCGCGCTGCTGGAGAAGATCGGGATGCTGCGGGGCCGGACGCTGGCCGCGCACGCCATCCACCTGTCGGACGAGGACATCGCGCTGTTCGCCGCCCGCGGGGTCGGGGTGGCGCACTGCCCGGGCTCGAACGCGAAGCTCGCTTCGGGCATCGCGCGGGTCACGGAGCTTCGGAAGGCCGGTGTCGCCGTCGGGCTGGGCACGGACGGCCCGGCGTCGAACGACGACATCGACCTGTGGGAGGAGCTGCAGCTCTCGGCGATGTTCGCGCGGCTCGCGACCGGTGAATCGACCGTGCTGACCGCGGCCGACGCTTTCCTGCTCGGCACCCGCGGCAGCGCGGACGCGCTGGGCCGGAACGACATCGGCGCGCTGGAAAGCGGCCGGTGGGCGGACATGGTGCACGTCGACCTCGACGACCCGGCCTTCGCGGCGGGCATCGACGTCCCGGACGAGCAACTGCTCTCGAACCTGGTGTGGGCCGCGGGCTCGCGCCGCGTGCGCGACGTGTGGGTGGCGGGCGAGCAGGTCGTCGGCGACGGCGAATCCCTGCGGGTGGACCGCGCCAAGGTGCAGGCCGAAGTAGCCGAAACCTCGGCACGCCTGCGCTCTTAA
- a CDS encoding SDR family oxidoreductase, with amino-acid sequence MADLPLALVTGATRGIGAAVARALAPTHRLLLGGRDADALGELAGTLPDARPWPIELTDAEALETATAEFGELDVLVHSAGVARLGTVETATDADWRANFEVNVLAVVTLTRQLLPALRASKGHVVVINSGAGQNARPGWGPYAASKFAVRAFADALRDEETALRVTSIYPGRTDTEMQQAIIADEGRSYEPERFLRPESVGAAVLAAVSATGDAHPTDVILRPRGLV; translated from the coding sequence ATGGCTGATCTTCCCCTCGCCCTCGTCACCGGTGCCACCCGCGGAATCGGCGCCGCCGTCGCCCGCGCGCTCGCCCCCACCCACCGGCTGCTGCTCGGCGGCCGCGACGCCGACGCGCTCGGGGAACTGGCGGGCACGCTGCCCGACGCGAGGCCGTGGCCGATCGAACTGACCGATGCCGAGGCACTGGAGACGGCGACCGCCGAGTTCGGCGAACTGGACGTGCTGGTGCACTCGGCGGGCGTCGCGCGCCTCGGCACGGTCGAGACGGCCACCGACGCCGACTGGCGGGCGAACTTCGAGGTCAACGTGCTCGCGGTCGTCACGCTGACCAGGCAGCTCCTGCCCGCGCTGCGTGCCTCGAAGGGGCACGTCGTCGTGATCAACTCGGGCGCCGGACAGAACGCGCGTCCGGGCTGGGGCCCGTACGCGGCGAGCAAGTTCGCCGTCCGCGCCTTCGCCGACGCGCTGCGGGACGAAGAAACCGCGCTGCGGGTGACGTCGATCTACCCCGGCCGCACGGACACCGAGATGCAGCAGGCGATCATCGCCGACGAAGGCCGCTCGTACGAGCCGGAACGCTTCCTGCGCCCCGAATCCGTCGGGGCCGCCGTCCTCGCCGCGGTCTCCGCCACCGGCGACGCCCACCCGACCGACGTGATCCTCCGGCCCCGGGGCCTGGTCTAG
- a CDS encoding class I SAM-dependent DNA methyltransferase yields the protein MTTHLDATRESYDTVAEDYAVRVGQLFDQEPIGRAMLAAFAEQVRGPVADVGCGPGHVTAHLASLGLDVTGVDLSPKMIEIAHRKYPDLRFSVGSMTALKIPDGELGGLVAWWSIFHLPPEVLPAVFAEFRRTLVTGGRLLVGFHVGDERLSPETAYGHPVTYDAYLLDPGRVAELLGQAGFEVTARLTMEGRKLPQSCLSARAV from the coding sequence GTGACCACTCACCTCGATGCCACCCGCGAGTCCTACGACACCGTCGCCGAGGACTACGCGGTGCGGGTCGGACAGCTCTTCGACCAGGAGCCGATCGGCCGCGCCATGCTCGCCGCGTTCGCCGAGCAGGTGCGCGGCCCGGTCGCCGACGTCGGCTGCGGCCCTGGCCACGTCACCGCTCACCTGGCGTCACTCGGCCTCGACGTCACCGGTGTCGACTTGTCGCCGAAAATGATCGAAATCGCCCACCGCAAGTACCCTGACCTGCGGTTCTCCGTGGGTTCGATGACCGCTCTCAAGATTCCGGACGGCGAACTGGGCGGCCTCGTCGCGTGGTGGTCGATCTTCCATCTGCCGCCCGAGGTGCTCCCGGCGGTGTTCGCGGAGTTCCGCCGCACGCTCGTGACCGGCGGTCGGCTGCTGGTCGGATTCCACGTCGGCGACGAGCGGTTGAGCCCGGAGACGGCGTACGGCCACCCGGTCACCTACGACGCGTACCTGCTGGATCCCGGCAGGGTCGCCGAGCTGCTGGGCCAGGCCGGCTTCGAGGTCACCGCGCGGCTGACCATGGAAGGGAGGAAGCTGCCACAGTCCTGCCTGTCCGCCCGGGCGGTTTGA
- a CDS encoding DUF7850 domain-containing protein: MKRALVLMTTGTLLLSAGAFPALAQAPAVPSGCTGGAAPNPSVEQGSPPAGYTFNPAAPVPTGTPKSKQPRLSTMGGYQQDGGKYALISTPDKMVSTAYAAMKFVPGAVYTLTDWTGTNDDNLRRADAVRETGLRFYNASNKVVLENKLKVTHAVETDGKLARQDFPPSTAPPSASSVKFFAATDHNWVMWDCVHLQVASFAAKAEVRDPASGAWGATATLEAGTTANYRFTVTNDGTTTLTDIKVDDPYCDVKSAPIASLDGGKSATVTCDHKNVTEADNGRVNTVTVSSGKLPKKTATTTIKVTPPPAIDEIGELVWNDVDRNGLQDPAEPGVPGVKVTLKDASGTALGTLTTDAAGKYRFTKLKDGIYQVCFDISALPPEFAGYTYTAKDAGDDAKDSDADPATGCTATTTVGPRKRLDLTLAAGLTAPMSKLGDFVWLDKDKDGLQTRDELGVPDVKVTLKDASAKEIGSTVTGPDGRYVFERLLPGSYQVCFDAGARQLTRSGAAQYNGTDSAADPATGCTPVTALGAPEDLTRDAGLIEP, from the coding sequence GTGAAAAGGGCACTGGTGTTGATGACGACCGGGACACTCCTGCTGAGTGCGGGCGCTTTTCCCGCGCTGGCGCAGGCTCCGGCCGTCCCGTCCGGCTGCACCGGCGGCGCCGCGCCGAACCCGAGCGTGGAGCAGGGCAGCCCGCCCGCCGGGTACACGTTCAACCCGGCCGCCCCGGTGCCGACAGGGACACCGAAGAGCAAGCAGCCCCGGCTGTCGACGATGGGCGGCTACCAGCAGGACGGCGGCAAATACGCCCTGATCTCGACGCCGGACAAGATGGTCAGCACCGCCTACGCGGCGATGAAGTTCGTGCCCGGCGCCGTCTACACGCTGACCGACTGGACCGGCACGAACGACGACAACCTCCGTCGCGCGGACGCCGTCCGGGAAACGGGACTGCGGTTCTACAACGCGTCGAACAAGGTCGTCCTGGAGAACAAACTCAAGGTCACGCACGCCGTCGAGACCGACGGCAAACTGGCGAGGCAGGACTTCCCGCCGTCGACCGCCCCGCCGTCGGCCAGTTCGGTGAAGTTCTTCGCCGCCACCGACCACAACTGGGTCATGTGGGACTGCGTGCACCTGCAGGTCGCCTCGTTCGCGGCGAAGGCGGAGGTGCGTGATCCGGCGAGCGGTGCCTGGGGCGCCACGGCCACCCTCGAAGCGGGCACCACCGCGAACTACCGGTTCACGGTGACCAACGACGGCACCACGACGCTGACCGACATCAAGGTCGACGACCCGTACTGCGACGTGAAGTCCGCCCCGATCGCGAGCCTCGACGGCGGCAAGTCCGCCACCGTCACGTGCGACCACAAGAACGTCACCGAAGCGGACAACGGCCGCGTCAACACCGTGACCGTCTCCAGCGGCAAGCTGCCGAAGAAGACCGCGACCACGACCATCAAGGTCACCCCGCCGCCCGCGATCGACGAGATCGGGGAGCTCGTCTGGAACGACGTCGACCGGAACGGCCTGCAGGATCCCGCGGAGCCGGGTGTCCCGGGCGTGAAGGTGACGTTGAAGGACGCGTCGGGCACCGCGCTCGGCACGCTCACCACGGACGCCGCCGGCAAGTACCGCTTCACCAAGCTGAAGGACGGCATCTACCAGGTCTGCTTCGACATCAGCGCGCTTCCGCCCGAGTTCGCGGGCTACACGTACACGGCGAAGGACGCGGGTGACGACGCGAAGGATTCGGACGCCGATCCGGCGACCGGCTGCACCGCGACCACCACGGTCGGCCCCCGCAAACGCCTGGACCTGACGCTCGCCGCCGGACTCACCGCGCCGATGAGCAAACTGGGCGACTTCGTCTGGCTGGACAAGGACAAGGACGGCCTGCAGACCCGCGACGAACTCGGCGTCCCGGACGTGAAGGTGACGTTGAAGGACGCTTCCGCGAAGGAGATCGGCTCGACCGTGACCGGGCCGGACGGGCGGTACGTCTTCGAACGCTTGCTTCCGGGCTCCTACCAGGTCTGTTTCGACGCCGGGGCCCGGCAGCTGACCCGGTCCGGCGCGGCGCAGTACAACGGCACCGACTCGGCGGCGGATCCCGCGACCGGGTGCACCCCGGTGACCGCTCTGGGGGCGCCGGAGGACCTGACCAGGGACGCCGGGCTGATCGAGCCCTGA